A part of Desulfobacter sp. genomic DNA contains:
- a CDS encoding phosphoglycerate dehydrogenase encodes MGLNGCKILIAELMDEEAIAVLKESCQVDVKYKLPRAELLEIIPEYHAIVIRSETIIDEEFLDTAVNMKIVGRGGSGLDNVNIDYATKKGVIIANTPESNIVSAAEHTMALMLSSARNVVWADRFIKSGSWDRKRFSGSELLDKVIGIIGLGRIGGLVAERLAGFDPKKIIAYDPYISDSRFEKYGAEKMTSLEALCKEADIITIHTPRTKETIDIVADREIAMMKDGVRLVNVARGGLFNEQSLVKGLESGKLASVALDVWDNEPQDANDIYKFDTMVGTPHLGASTHEAALRVGMEVGSEVLAGLKGEMVKNAVNIPSVSDSVFKKLRSFIELSGKIGKLYSQISKTSLKKIEISFSGNEIEDKEDVRILSLMAIKGMLERSVPETVNFVNATLIAEQKGIEIVESLKMSHKNFSNLITLNAHEEDGNILSISGTVFDGKYPRIVKIDEYRFDLDPKGRLLYAPHKNVPGVIGKVGTKMAEYNVNISKMIVSDGADDSLMFLSVDNNVPEELVAKIKEFDEIKDAFLIEM; translated from the coding sequence ATGGGCTTAAACGGGTGTAAAATTCTTATCGCTGAACTTATGGATGAAGAGGCCATTGCCGTTCTTAAAGAGAGCTGCCAGGTGGACGTGAAATATAAACTGCCCAGGGCGGAGCTTCTGGAAATAATTCCGGAATATCATGCCATAGTCATCCGCAGTGAAACCATCATTGACGAGGAATTTCTCGACACGGCCGTAAACATGAAAATCGTGGGCCGCGGCGGCTCCGGTCTGGACAACGTCAATATCGATTACGCCACCAAAAAAGGGGTCATCATTGCCAATACCCCGGAGTCGAATATTGTTTCTGCGGCAGAGCATACCATGGCCCTGATGCTGTCCAGCGCCCGCAATGTCGTCTGGGCCGACAGGTTTATCAAATCCGGAAGCTGGGACAGAAAGCGGTTTTCCGGAAGCGAACTCCTGGACAAGGTGATCGGTATCATCGGACTTGGAAGGATCGGCGGACTGGTGGCCGAAAGATTGGCCGGCTTTGATCCCAAAAAGATCATTGCCTATGATCCCTATATCTCGGATTCCAGGTTCGAAAAATACGGTGCTGAGAAGATGACATCCCTGGAAGCGTTATGCAAGGAAGCGGATATCATCACCATCCATACACCCAGGACAAAGGAAACCATCGATATCGTAGCCGACAGGGAAATCGCTATGATGAAGGACGGTGTCAGGCTTGTCAATGTTGCCCGCGGCGGCCTTTTCAATGAGCAGTCCCTGGTGAAAGGACTTGAAAGCGGCAAGCTGGCTTCCGTGGCCCTGGACGTTTGGGACAACGAGCCCCAGGATGCCAATGATATCTATAAATTCGATACGATGGTTGGCACCCCCCACCTGGGCGCGTCCACCCATGAAGCCGCCCTCAGGGTGGGAATGGAAGTGGGCAGCGAGGTCCTGGCCGGCCTCAAGGGCGAGATGGTGAAGAACGCCGTGAACATCCCTTCTGTTTCCGATTCGGTATTCAAAAAACTCCGTTCTTTCATTGAACTTTCCGGCAAGATCGGAAAGCTCTATTCCCAGATCAGCAAGACCAGCCTGAAGAAAATCGAAATCAGCTTTTCCGGAAACGAGATAGAGGATAAAGAGGACGTGAGAATCCTTTCTCTTATGGCCATCAAGGGCATGCTTGAAAGAAGCGTTCCCGAAACAGTGAATTTCGTGAACGCCACCCTCATTGCAGAGCAGAAGGGTATCGAGATCGTGGAAAGTCTTAAGATGAGCCACAAGAACTTCAGCAATCTCATTACCCTCAATGCCCACGAAGAGGACGGCAACATCCTTTCAATATCAGGCACCGTGTTTGACGGCAAGTACCCCAGAATAGTGAAGATAGACGAGTACCGGTTCGATCTGGACCCCAAGGGCAGGCTGCTTTACGCCCCCCACAAGAACGTGCCCGGCGTCATCGGCAAAGTGGGAACCAAGATGGCTGAATACAACGTCAATATCTCCAAGATGATTGTTTCTGACGGGGCGGATGACTCACTCATGTTCCTCTCGGTGGACAACAATGTGCCCGAGGAATTGGTGGCGAAAATAAAGGAATTTGATGAGATCAAGGATGCGTTTCTCATAGAAATGTAA
- a CDS encoding DUF2325 domain-containing protein encodes MSGNSSKFLNMWEIESHFKCPVAGAILSVEKHRDILKKCGYDVSGLKSYEYHQLIMSQLNDRNPISVKVNNVIRSRAKKWMDMIEGMDETQMRRLWDQNLESGQVGPLMYAIVSYEDSNLDLLQDVYGEVHMMAHANMTGIFKVRKDLAGNRDALDREKKKLKIKTGENRDLVKLRKKDTKRISDLETENIRLKKQVGVLEQRLAPETPANANRIKGLEARAAALESELESELEARALVLTDKNAEIQALRMELARVRNENQTTRREMEAFISALGDTAPPPCRQTDSGCRKEACSHYRLCARRIFMIGGITKMKAYYKDIVEKAGGQFEYHDGYIKGAGMDIEARVKRSDLVLCPVNCNSHNACIQVKKLCNQHKTPLKILSSSSLSAVSQAVFSQEKTTTLN; translated from the coding sequence ATGTCCGGAAATTCATCAAAATTCTTAAACATGTGGGAAATTGAATCACATTTTAAATGCCCGGTGGCAGGCGCAATCCTGAGCGTTGAAAAGCACAGGGACATTCTGAAAAAATGCGGATACGATGTCTCCGGACTCAAATCCTATGAATATCACCAGCTCATCATGTCCCAACTCAATGACAGAAACCCGATCTCCGTAAAGGTCAACAATGTCATCCGCAGCCGTGCAAAGAAATGGATGGATATGATCGAGGGCATGGATGAGACGCAGATGCGCCGCCTGTGGGACCAAAACCTGGAATCCGGCCAGGTCGGCCCCCTGATGTACGCCATCGTCTCCTACGAAGACAGCAATCTGGATCTCCTCCAGGACGTATACGGCGAGGTTCATATGATGGCCCACGCCAACATGACCGGCATTTTCAAGGTACGCAAGGACCTGGCCGGCAACCGGGATGCCCTGGACCGGGAGAAAAAAAAGCTGAAGATAAAAACAGGGGAAAACAGGGATCTGGTAAAGCTAAGAAAAAAAGACACAAAGCGGATATCAGACCTTGAAACGGAAAACATCCGGCTGAAAAAACAGGTGGGGGTCCTCGAGCAGCGCCTGGCGCCGGAAACCCCGGCCAATGCCAACCGTATAAAGGGGCTTGAAGCCCGGGCGGCCGCCCTTGAATCCGAGCTTGAATCCGAGCTTGAAGCCCGGGCCCTTGTCCTTACCGATAAAAATGCTGAAATCCAGGCCCTCAGAATGGAACTGGCCCGGGTCCGAAATGAAAACCAAACCACCCGCCGGGAAATGGAAGCCTTTATTTCCGCCCTGGGGGATACGGCACCGCCCCCCTGCCGACAGACAGATTCAGGATGCAGAAAAGAGGCCTGCAGCCACTACCGCCTATGCGCCCGCCGGATTTTCATGATCGGCGGCATCACAAAAATGAAAGCCTATTATAAGGATATCGTTGAAAAAGCCGGCGGACAATTTGAATACCACGACGGGTACATCAAAGGAGCCGGAATGGACATTGAGGCCAGGGTCAAGCGTTCCGACCTGGTGCTCTGCCCGGTCAACTGCAACAGCCATAACGCCTGTATCCAGGTCAAAAAACTCTGTAACCAGCACAAAACCCCCCTTAAAATCCTCAGCAGTTCCAGCCTTTCCGCAGTCAGCCAGGCGGTCTTCTCCCAGGAAAAAACAACAACTCTCAACTAA
- a CDS encoding tetratricopeptide repeat protein produces the protein MKAGNNGDFNKAFLNLEDALSLSRELDKKCLEAKLLNNIGILHTMNGRWDKAMAAYDESMDLVCDHYGTGNFLYKTLQKNIGYLFNLDVAA, from the coding sequence ATGAAAGCCGGAAATAACGGAGACTTTAACAAAGCTTTCTTAAATCTTGAAGATGCCCTCTCCCTGTCCCGGGAACTGGATAAAAAATGCCTGGAGGCCAAGCTCCTGAACAATATAGGGATTCTTCATACCATGAACGGCAGATGGGACAAGGCCATGGCCGCCTATGACGAATCCATGGACCTTGTCTGCGACCATTACGGAACAGGCAATTTTCTATATAAAACCCTGCAGAAAAACATCGGTTACCTCTTTAACCTGGATGTTGCAGCCTAA
- a CDS encoding flavodoxin yields the protein MSKALIIYGSTTGNTEFTAETIESVLSDKGYEVTLTNVTDAEAGLLNDPYDLYLLGASTWGDAEIEFQEDFEPFYDSMNNAIDLTGKAFAIFGCGDSSYTYFCGAVDALEDRVSKLGGKVICESLRIDGEPEEEEIDEWTQDVTNAA from the coding sequence ATGAGCAAGGCATTGATTATCTACGGATCCACCACCGGAAACACTGAATTCACAGCAGAAACAATCGAATCCGTTCTTTCGGACAAAGGCTATGAGGTGACCCTGACCAATGTCACGGATGCGGAAGCCGGACTTCTCAACGACCCCTACGATCTATATCTTCTAGGCGCCTCCACCTGGGGGGATGCGGAAATCGAATTCCAGGAAGATTTCGAGCCTTTCTATGACAGCATGAACAACGCAATTGACCTGACCGGAAAGGCATTTGCCATTTTCGGGTGCGGAGACTCATCCTACACCTATTTTTGCGGGGCCGTGGACGCCCTGGAGGATAGGGTCAGCAAACTCGGGGGCAAGGTCATCTGCGAATCCCTGAGAATAGACGGCGAACCCGAAGAAGAAGAAATCGATGAATGGACCCAGGACGTGACCAATGCCGCATAA
- a CDS encoding AAA family ATPase: MNSSQISKALTSLFSIGQPAFVWGPPGIGKSQVVKQTAEAMDLELIDIRAILLDPVDLRGLPRINGEGLSQWCAPAFLPQSGKGVLFLDELNAAPPLVQAACYQLVLDRRLGEYELPQGWSVAAAGNRETDRAVSHRMPSALANRFVHIDFEVDADQWLGWAAGAGIAPEVTAFIRFRPGLLHDFDPKTDTKAFPSPRSWEFVSRLMAGRPETEILKALVAGAVGPGAGAEFCGFLDLWDQLPSVQTILSDPRGIKIPEDPAVRYALCEMMGAVLTPENAEAILSWAARLPAEFSVLLMREAVRRDAGVVNTPAFAGWAKQNAEVLV; the protein is encoded by the coding sequence ATGAACTCATCGCAAATTTCAAAGGCTTTGACCTCCCTTTTTTCCATTGGGCAGCCCGCCTTTGTCTGGGGCCCCCCGGGCATCGGGAAGAGCCAGGTGGTCAAACAGACCGCCGAAGCCATGGATCTCGAACTCATCGACATCAGGGCCATCCTCCTGGATCCGGTGGACCTGAGGGGCCTGCCCAGGATCAACGGAGAGGGGCTTTCCCAGTGGTGCGCCCCCGCCTTTCTTCCCCAATCGGGCAAGGGGGTGCTCTTTCTGGATGAACTCAACGCCGCCCCGCCCCTGGTCCAGGCGGCCTGTTACCAGCTGGTTCTTGATCGCCGCCTGGGGGAATATGAACTGCCCCAGGGCTGGTCCGTGGCCGCCGCAGGCAATAGGGAAACGGACAGGGCCGTCTCCCACCGCATGCCCTCAGCCCTGGCCAACCGTTTTGTCCACATAGATTTCGAGGTGGATGCAGACCAATGGCTGGGATGGGCCGCCGGGGCTGGGATAGCCCCGGAAGTCACCGCATTCATCCGGTTCCGCCCGGGGCTTCTCCACGATTTTGACCCCAAAACCGATACCAAAGCCTTTCCCTCCCCAAGGTCATGGGAATTTGTATCCCGGCTCATGGCTGGGCGGCCGGAAACGGAAATCCTGAAAGCCCTTGTCGCCGGGGCCGTGGGACCTGGGGCCGGTGCCGAATTCTGCGGATTCCTGGATCTGTGGGACCAGCTCCCTTCGGTTCAAACCATCCTTTCGGATCCGCGCGGGATCAAGATTCCTGAGGATCCGGCCGTGCGCTACGCCCTCTGCGAAATGATGGGGGCGGTCCTGACCCCCGAAAATGCGGAGGCTATCCTCTCCTGGGCCGCCCGGCTGCCCGCTGAATTTTCCGTACTGCTCATGCGGGAGGCCGTGCGCAGGGACGCCGGCGTGGTCAACACGCCTGCCTTTGCCGGCTGGGCAAAACAAAATGCTGAAGTGCTGGTGTAA
- a CDS encoding thiol oxidoreductase, with protein sequence MKHIWNMIPKKKTAALGLALLTAVLGSAPPLYAHRAIGGIPTGLSEEYFSGGRNGTVFSTTSRCFELPAPAIAADERLSEQFAQGEAIFEADYVTDRKAPYGGLGPIYNNNSCRNCHPNYARGRQVKNWNEQFGNSYLAFVHTPEGKFVKGVKFMFQTMATPPYKPLAQSVELKWHKYVDEHGNKYPDGSPYNKGSEYEGTLVYPTARIVDPLIELPKGHKVSLEGTIGIIGTGLLDAVKDEDIIAEYKRQQALEGPVKGQHGRWITEPYDGKKHLGKFTTHNARATLMNGPGFNGSWSVPNITREDRPKLFATQEWIDKQDEMGLDTDLLTAHQPAEMSRDDLDNLMVWSRGLAVPAARDLDKPIVKRGREMFYEANCQQCHKPSWTTGKYDYIPGYENQKIWPYTDLLMHDMGRINDGLKKTYRTPPLWGRGLMRNVVDHSDMMHDLRARNFEEAILWHFGEGKDSREAFRKMSAKDRKALIEFCKSI encoded by the coding sequence ATGAAACATATATGGAATATGATCCCCAAGAAAAAAACGGCCGCCCTTGGCCTGGCCTTGCTCACGGCAGTTCTGGGCAGCGCCCCCCCCCTTTATGCCCACAGGGCCATCGGCGGTATTCCCACCGGGCTTTCCGAGGAATATTTTTCCGGCGGCCGCAACGGCACGGTATTTTCAACCACGTCCAGGTGTTTTGAGCTTCCGGCCCCGGCCATTGCCGCCGACGAAAGACTCTCGGAACAATTTGCCCAAGGCGAAGCCATTTTCGAAGCCGACTATGTCACGGACCGGAAAGCGCCATACGGGGGCCTGGGTCCCATTTACAACAACAATTCCTGCCGGAACTGCCACCCCAACTATGCCCGGGGCCGCCAGGTGAAAAACTGGAACGAGCAGTTCGGCAATTCCTACCTGGCCTTTGTCCATACCCCGGAAGGCAAATTCGTCAAAGGGGTGAAATTCATGTTCCAGACCATGGCCACCCCGCCCTACAAGCCCCTGGCCCAATCCGTGGAACTCAAGTGGCACAAGTATGTGGATGAGCACGGCAATAAATACCCCGACGGCTCTCCCTACAACAAGGGCTCCGAATACGAGGGCACCCTGGTTTATCCCACGGCCAGAATCGTGGATCCCCTGATCGAACTGCCCAAGGGCCACAAGGTCAGCCTGGAAGGCACCATCGGCATCATCGGCACAGGGCTTCTGGATGCCGTCAAGGACGAGGACATCATTGCCGAATACAAGCGGCAGCAGGCTTTGGAAGGCCCGGTCAAAGGCCAGCACGGCCGGTGGATCACCGAGCCCTACGACGGCAAAAAGCATTTGGGCAAATTCACCACCCACAACGCCCGGGCCACCCTGATGAACGGCCCCGGTTTCAACGGGTCCTGGTCGGTTCCCAATATCACCCGGGAGGACCGGCCCAAACTATTCGCCACCCAGGAGTGGATCGACAAACAGGATGAGATGGGCCTGGACACCGACCTGCTCACCGCCCACCAGCCCGCTGAGATGAGCCGGGACGACCTGGACAACCTCATGGTCTGGTCCCGGGGCCTGGCCGTGCCTGCGGCAAGGGACCTGGACAAACCCATTGTGAAGCGGGGCAGGGAAATGTTTTATGAAGCCAACTGCCAGCAATGCCACAAGCCCTCATGGACCACCGGCAAATACGACTATATCCCCGGATATGAGAACCAGAAAATCTGGCCCTATACAGATCTTCTGATGCACGACATGGGCCGGATCAATGACGGCCTGAAAAAGACCTACCGGACCCCGCCGCTGTGGGGGAGAGGCCTGATGAGAAATGTGGTTGACCACTCGGACATGATGCACGACCTGAGGGCCAGAAATTTTGAAGAGGCCATCCTCTGGCATTTCGGGGAAGGCAAGGACTCCAGGGAGGCATTCCGAAAGATGAGTGCCAAGGACCGCAAAGCCCTCATCGAATTCTGCAAATCAATTTAA
- a CDS encoding Imelysin, with amino-acid sequence MKHPLLSTAAGPVLAALISVTLLLACALPVQAGIKEGVQDFLYEKKAFDTVEDYTENAVLPTLSLMVEELSIFKQACDGLEKSRTDEAVAKAAKAWHAAMNRFNIAWVFNYGPGGHYDFHKQLATWPFDKYLVDYYLKDIKAGKLKVDATFLRTNKHSATRGLHTAGYLLFRKGSARKAADITDAEISYLGAVCQALVEEGIDYEAAWRGTANLTVAKKEILKKAGITRQRPSYAWEFANPGEKNSRYVSVSVPLQEIFQEATTVVEDMIPAIEELLDYTPETAPYWVYVDPYADILSRFQGVEEAYYGGLEGSRGASLSDLVAKKDAVLDRRVKAALAHVKKRIQSIRDLNANTPKETKELMIRIAVGEAEKLMERLTTATPLVTADQVLKPWAAYVHYDK; translated from the coding sequence ATGAAACATCCTTTATTATCCACAGCGGCGGGACCGGTCCTTGCCGCCCTCATCAGTGTAACCCTGCTTCTGGCATGCGCCCTGCCGGTACAGGCCGGCATCAAAGAGGGGGTCCAGGACTTTCTTTATGAAAAAAAGGCCTTTGACACAGTGGAAGATTACACGGAAAATGCCGTACTCCCGACCCTCTCACTGATGGTTGAAGAACTGAGTATTTTTAAACAGGCCTGCGACGGCCTGGAAAAAAGCCGCACCGATGAGGCCGTTGCCAAAGCAGCAAAGGCCTGGCATGCTGCCATGAACCGGTTCAACATTGCCTGGGTCTTCAATTACGGGCCAGGGGGCCACTATGATTTCCACAAACAGCTGGCCACCTGGCCCTTTGACAAATACCTGGTGGACTATTACCTCAAGGATATCAAAGCTGGCAAACTCAAGGTGGATGCCACCTTTCTCCGTACCAACAAGCATTCCGCCACCCGGGGGCTGCACACGGCAGGCTACCTGCTTTTCCGGAAGGGCAGCGCCCGGAAAGCAGCCGATATCACCGATGCTGAAATAAGTTACCTTGGGGCTGTCTGCCAGGCCCTTGTGGAAGAAGGCATCGACTATGAAGCCGCCTGGCGGGGCACCGCCAACCTGACTGTTGCCAAAAAAGAGATCCTGAAAAAAGCGGGCATTACCAGGCAGCGCCCCTCCTACGCCTGGGAATTTGCCAATCCCGGTGAAAAAAATAGCCGCTATGTTTCAGTGTCCGTTCCCCTCCAGGAAATTTTCCAGGAAGCCACCACCGTTGTGGAGGATATGATCCCCGCCATCGAAGAACTGCTGGATTATACCCCGGAAACCGCCCCCTACTGGGTGTACGTGGATCCCTATGCCGATATCCTGAGCCGGTTCCAGGGAGTTGAAGAGGCCTATTACGGCGGCCTTGAAGGATCCCGGGGGGCAAGCCTTTCAGACCTGGTGGCAAAAAAAGATGCGGTCCTGGACCGCCGGGTAAAGGCTGCCCTGGCCCATGTGAAAAAACGGATCCAGTCCATCAGGGACCTTAACGCCAACACCCCCAAAGAAACAAAGGAACTGATGATCCGCATCGCCGTGGGGGAAGCGGAAAAACTCATGGAGCGGCTCACCACGGCCACCCCACTCGTTACCGCAGACCAGGTGCTAAAGCCCTGGGCCGCCTATGTCCATTACGATAAATAA
- a CDS encoding imelysin family protein → MRKMSPFKRMVHAAVILAVCLTMVLGALGVSEAKLTEPDVLASLADKGITPNLSRVSQTAADLHRAVERLCQTRDTAGLERARAAWRSAHLAWCQADPFMFGTAAKLEREIGRWPANGIVIDAAVKSSDLSHMLKNVDTRGYSGAEHLLFTPRDAAAATADKRCAHLLDITGEIEQRTAQLLEEWQADKAQKFKQAGNGKPFLVPGDALSLILARVLNVTEVLLRDRISVPSNFFKKPSRPDTLEAWESLSTRDSFRATVQGLRQAFVGDGSTGMATLVATKDGLYESKDPGLAKEIKKQFRKIDTTLSKLGKKDLDLHARVKKNPATLKKLYNQLNTLQQQIVEAALVLELDVRSGLEVQLSE, encoded by the coding sequence ATGAGAAAGATGAGTCCATTCAAGCGTATGGTACACGCTGCCGTTATCCTTGCCGTCTGCCTCACCATGGTCCTGGGCGCCCTCGGTGTGTCTGAGGCTAAACTCACGGAGCCCGATGTCCTCGCCTCCCTTGCGGACAAAGGGATTACGCCGAACCTCTCACGGGTGTCCCAGACCGCTGCCGACCTTCACCGGGCTGTGGAAAGGCTTTGCCAAACCCGTGATACAGCCGGCCTTGAAAGGGCCCGTGCCGCCTGGCGCAGTGCCCACCTGGCCTGGTGCCAGGCCGACCCTTTCATGTTCGGCACAGCGGCAAAATTAGAAAGGGAAATCGGCAGATGGCCGGCCAATGGCATTGTAATTGATGCGGCGGTAAAAAGTTCAGACCTGTCCCATATGCTTAAAAACGTCGACACCAGGGGATACTCAGGTGCCGAACACCTGCTGTTCACCCCCAGAGATGCGGCCGCGGCCACGGCGGACAAACGATGCGCCCACCTGCTGGACATCACCGGGGAAATTGAGCAGCGCACCGCCCAACTCCTGGAGGAATGGCAGGCAGACAAAGCCCAAAAGTTCAAACAGGCCGGGAACGGCAAGCCGTTCCTTGTCCCCGGTGACGCATTGAGCCTGATTCTGGCGAGGGTGCTTAATGTCACCGAAGTACTGCTCCGGGACCGGATCTCCGTTCCCAGCAATTTTTTTAAAAAACCCAGCCGGCCTGACACGCTGGAAGCCTGGGAGAGCCTCAGCACAAGGGACAGCTTCAGGGCAACAGTTCAAGGCCTCCGCCAGGCCTTTGTCGGAGACGGCAGTACAGGAATGGCCACCCTGGTGGCCACAAAAGACGGGCTTTATGAATCAAAGGACCCTGGCCTTGCCAAAGAGATCAAAAAGCAGTTCAGAAAAATTGACACCACCCTGTCCAAACTGGGGAAAAAGGACCTTGATCTCCATGCCAGGGTAAAAAAGAATCCCGCCACCCTGAAAAAACTGTACAACCAGTTGAATACCCTCCAACAACAGATTGTTGAGGCCGCACTGGTGCTGGAACTGGATGTCCGTTCCGGATTAGAGGTGCAGCTTTCGGAATAA
- a CDS encoding DUF1566 domain-containing protein, producing MTIEFKVLALALVFTGALLPSMLPASDKKTCYSEYGLDVPCPGAGAEKGTAVLIDNGDGTVMDLRTGYLWQQADDGKDRSWQAAGDYCSALELGGHSGWRMPEFKELETVAEYGRSQYEMSRAFSYHAASYWTATPHKRHPEKAATIGFSVADSIAYPKTGSHRVRCVCIK from the coding sequence ATGACGATTGAATTCAAAGTATTGGCATTGGCACTGGTTTTTACGGGGGCATTGCTTCCTTCAATGCTTCCGGCCTCGGACAAGAAAACATGCTACAGTGAATACGGCCTTGACGTACCTTGCCCTGGCGCCGGGGCTGAAAAGGGGACGGCGGTTCTCATTGATAACGGTGACGGTACGGTAATGGATCTGCGAACCGGTTATCTCTGGCAGCAGGCCGACGACGGCAAGGACCGGTCCTGGCAGGCGGCGGGAGATTATTGCAGCGCCCTGGAACTGGGCGGGCATTCCGGGTGGCGGATGCCCGAATTCAAAGAGCTGGAAACCGTTGCCGAATACGGCCGGAGCCAGTATGAGATGAGCAGGGCCTTCTCCTATCATGCGGCAAGCTACTGGACCGCCACTCCCCATAAAAGGCATCCGGAAAAAGCCGCGACCATCGGGTTTTCCGTGGCCGACAGCATTGCATACCCCAAGACCGGGAGCCACCGGGTAAGGTGTGTCTGTATCAAATAA
- a CDS encoding response regulator transcription factor gives MGAGKDEFKLNILLVEDDYDLAETICEYLEMEGLICHHAGNGRAGLSFALEHYFQVILLDLNLPKMDGLDICRHLRQKGVDTPVLMVTARDSLANRIDGFRAGTDDYLIKPFALEELAVRIIALSKRRSGQITKLACGSLEMDLEARTVVRGNMDIRLSPSLWTLLEALLRASPGVVSRTELERALWGEDIPESNSLNVHMHHLRKAVDGPFSQQLIHTVSRHGFSLCQGAAG, from the coding sequence ATGGGTGCTGGAAAAGACGAATTTAAATTGAATATCCTCCTGGTGGAGGATGACTATGATCTTGCCGAAACCATATGTGAATACCTGGAAATGGAAGGGCTGATATGCCACCACGCCGGCAATGGCAGAGCAGGACTGTCATTTGCACTTGAACATTATTTTCAGGTGATTCTGCTGGATCTCAACCTTCCGAAAATGGACGGGCTGGACATTTGCAGGCATCTCCGCCAAAAGGGGGTTGACACCCCCGTACTCATGGTCACCGCCAGGGACAGTCTGGCCAACAGGATCGACGGGTTCAGGGCCGGCACCGATGACTACCTTATAAAGCCCTTTGCCCTTGAAGAATTAGCAGTCCGGATTATTGCCCTGTCCAAGCGCCGGAGCGGCCAGATCACAAAACTTGCCTGCGGCTCCCTTGAAATGGATCTTGAGGCCCGGACCGTGGTCCGTGGCAATATGGATATCCGGCTTTCGCCCAGTCTTTGGACGCTTCTGGAGGCCCTGTTGAGGGCATCGCCGGGGGTGGTATCCAGGACTGAGCTTGAAAGGGCCTTATGGGGGGAGGACATACCGGAGAGCAACAGTCTCAATGTCCACATGCATCATCTGAGAAAAGCCGTTGACGGCCCTTTTTCCCAGCAGTTGATACACACGGTGTCAAGACACGGATTTTCCCTGTGCCAGGGGGCGGCGGGATAA